From a single Anabas testudineus chromosome 5, fAnaTes1.2, whole genome shotgun sequence genomic region:
- the tfap2c gene encoding transcription factor AP-2 gamma isoform X2 — translation MLWKLADNVKYEDDCEERHDGSSNGNPRLPHLPAVSQHLYSPSPSLSHSASTDFQPPYFPPPYQPISYPQSSDPYSHLGDPFNINSIHQSPSSNQQQPWPGRQGQDGLGPHARSGLTSQILGLDGGSSGVRREPFRRPELVPSHAHGLDSSVIGDNMGMHDLGHGLEDVQHVDDHSIIMADQTVIKKGPVTLPKGNALGLPFQKESLLGMVSNPTEVFCSVPGRLSLLSSTSKYKVTVAEVQRRLSPPECLNASLLGGVLRRAKSKNGGRSLREKLDKIGLNLPAGRRKAANVTLLTSLVEGEAVHLARDFGYVCETEFPAKAIAEYLGRPHVERNEVNSRKNMLLAAKQICKEFTDLLTQDRSPLGNSRPAPILEPGIQGCLTHFSLITHGFGSPAICAAMTSLQNYLNEALKQVDKMYLSSGSDTQGSSDSGSKSADKMDKHRK, via the exons atGTTGTGGAAATTAGCCGACAACGTGAAGTATGAGGATGACTGTGAG GAAAGGCACGACGGCAGCAGCAATGGGAACCCCCGGCTGCCTCACCTGCCAGCAGTCAGTCAGCACCTCTACAGTCCGTCTCCGTCTCTGTCCCATTCGGCCAGTACGGATTTCCAGCCCCCGTACTTCCCGCCTCCCTACCAGCCCATCTCTTACCCGCAGTCCAGTGACCCCTACTCCCACCTCGGCGACCCGTTCAACATCAACTCCATCCACCAGTCACCATCGTCGAACCAGCAGCAGCCGTGGCCCGGCCGGCAGGGCCAGGATGGACTCGGTCCCCACGCAAGGAGCGGACTGACGAGTCAGATCCTGGGCCTGGACGGAGGATCGTCCGGGGTGAGGAGGGAACCGTTCCGCCGGCCGGAGCTGGTGCCATCTCATGCGCACGGCCTAGACTCGTCGGTCATTGGCGATAACATGGGAATGCACGACTTGGGACACGGACTGGAGGATGTTCAA catgTAGATGACCACAGTATTATTATGGCAGATCAGACAGTCATCAAAAAAG GTCCTGTCACGCTACCCAAAGGCAACGCGCTGGGTCTACCCTTCCAGAAAGAGTCCCTGCTGGGCATGGTATCAAACCCAACAGAGGTGTTCTGCTCTGTACCGGGTCGTCTTTCCTTGCTGAGTTCCACTTCAAAGTACAAGGTTACCGTGGCTGAGGTCCAGAGGCGTCTGTCACCCCCAGAGTGCCTCAACGCATCCCTCTTGGGAGGGGTTTTACGCAG AGCCAAGTCAAAAAATGGAGGACGCTCTCTGAGAGAAAAACTGGATAAAATCGGACTCAACCTGCCTGCAGGAAGGAGGAAGGCAGCCAATGTGACTCTACTTACCTCACTAGTAGAAG GTGAAGCTGTTCATTTAGCACGGGACTTTGGTTACGTTTGTGAAACAGAGTTCCCTGCAAAGGCAATTGCTGAATACCTGGGCAGGCCGCATGTGGAACGCAATGAAGTTAACTCTCGCAAGAACATGCTCCTTGCTGCGAA gcAAATCTGCAAGGAGTTCACTGACCTGCTCACTCAGGATCGTTCACCTCTGGGAAACTCTCGACCGGCGCCTATACTAGAGCCTGGAATCCAAGGCTGCCTGACTCACTTCAGCCTCATCACTCACGGCTTTGGCTCTCCGGCCATTTGTGCTGCCATGACCTCACTTCAGAACTACCTGAATGAGGCACTCAAACAAGTGGACAAGATGTACCTGAGCTCTGGCAGCGACACCCAGGGATCCTCAGACAGTGGAAGCAAATCTGCCGACAAAATGGACAAGCACAGGAAATGA
- the tfap2c gene encoding transcription factor AP-2 gamma isoform X1 yields the protein MLWKLADNVKYEDDCEERHDGSSNGNPRLPHLPAVSQHLYSPSPSLSHSASTDFQPPYFPPPYQPISYPQSSDPYSHLGDPFNINSIHQSPSSNQQQPWPGRQGQDGLGPHARSGLTSQILGLDGGSSGVRREPFRRPELVPSHAHGLDSSVIGDNMGMHDLGHGLEDVQHVDDHSIIMADQTVIKKVLGLRGGRNLDRLQRTYYQGGILAGPVTLPKGNALGLPFQKESLLGMVSNPTEVFCSVPGRLSLLSSTSKYKVTVAEVQRRLSPPECLNASLLGGVLRRAKSKNGGRSLREKLDKIGLNLPAGRRKAANVTLLTSLVEGEAVHLARDFGYVCETEFPAKAIAEYLGRPHVERNEVNSRKNMLLAAKQICKEFTDLLTQDRSPLGNSRPAPILEPGIQGCLTHFSLITHGFGSPAICAAMTSLQNYLNEALKQVDKMYLSSGSDTQGSSDSGSKSADKMDKHRK from the exons atGTTGTGGAAATTAGCCGACAACGTGAAGTATGAGGATGACTGTGAG GAAAGGCACGACGGCAGCAGCAATGGGAACCCCCGGCTGCCTCACCTGCCAGCAGTCAGTCAGCACCTCTACAGTCCGTCTCCGTCTCTGTCCCATTCGGCCAGTACGGATTTCCAGCCCCCGTACTTCCCGCCTCCCTACCAGCCCATCTCTTACCCGCAGTCCAGTGACCCCTACTCCCACCTCGGCGACCCGTTCAACATCAACTCCATCCACCAGTCACCATCGTCGAACCAGCAGCAGCCGTGGCCCGGCCGGCAGGGCCAGGATGGACTCGGTCCCCACGCAAGGAGCGGACTGACGAGTCAGATCCTGGGCCTGGACGGAGGATCGTCCGGGGTGAGGAGGGAACCGTTCCGCCGGCCGGAGCTGGTGCCATCTCATGCGCACGGCCTAGACTCGTCGGTCATTGGCGATAACATGGGAATGCACGACTTGGGACACGGACTGGAGGATGTTCAA catgTAGATGACCACAGTATTATTATGGCAGATCAGACAGTCATCAAAAAAG TATTAGGACTACGAGGTGGCAGGAACCTTGATCGATTACAGAGGACTTATTATCAGGGGGGCATTCTTGCgg GTCCTGTCACGCTACCCAAAGGCAACGCGCTGGGTCTACCCTTCCAGAAAGAGTCCCTGCTGGGCATGGTATCAAACCCAACAGAGGTGTTCTGCTCTGTACCGGGTCGTCTTTCCTTGCTGAGTTCCACTTCAAAGTACAAGGTTACCGTGGCTGAGGTCCAGAGGCGTCTGTCACCCCCAGAGTGCCTCAACGCATCCCTCTTGGGAGGGGTTTTACGCAG AGCCAAGTCAAAAAATGGAGGACGCTCTCTGAGAGAAAAACTGGATAAAATCGGACTCAACCTGCCTGCAGGAAGGAGGAAGGCAGCCAATGTGACTCTACTTACCTCACTAGTAGAAG GTGAAGCTGTTCATTTAGCACGGGACTTTGGTTACGTTTGTGAAACAGAGTTCCCTGCAAAGGCAATTGCTGAATACCTGGGCAGGCCGCATGTGGAACGCAATGAAGTTAACTCTCGCAAGAACATGCTCCTTGCTGCGAA gcAAATCTGCAAGGAGTTCACTGACCTGCTCACTCAGGATCGTTCACCTCTGGGAAACTCTCGACCGGCGCCTATACTAGAGCCTGGAATCCAAGGCTGCCTGACTCACTTCAGCCTCATCACTCACGGCTTTGGCTCTCCGGCCATTTGTGCTGCCATGACCTCACTTCAGAACTACCTGAATGAGGCACTCAAACAAGTGGACAAGATGTACCTGAGCTCTGGCAGCGACACCCAGGGATCCTCAGACAGTGGAAGCAAATCTGCCGACAAAATGGACAAGCACAGGAAATGA